Genomic window (Desulfonispora thiosulfatigenes DSM 11270):
AAACTGCTGAAATTTTCATGCAATTTGGTATGGGTTGTTTAGGTTGCTCAGCAGCACGTTTTGAAAACATTGAACAAGGAGCTGCTGCTCACGGCATAAATGTTGATGAATTAGTACAAGCGTTAAATAAAGCTTTAGGGGAATAGTCCTAAACTTCTAGGTCCACTTTAACCAGTGGACCTTTTTAATTTAAACTTTTAAGATTTATAAAATCTCATACTTTAGGAATACTACTTATTATGATACTTAATTAATTAGTACCATAAATTTATCTTCAGGAGGAAATATGAGCATTTATCCTTATATACCTAAAAGAGCGTTTATCGAACCTGATGCTTTAAAATATCCTTTAGGACAAAAAATATATAAACAATTATCTGATTTACATGTTCCTATAATAGAGACTTCTTCTCATAATAGGATAACTGGTATCCCAGGTAAAACTCCTACAGAAAAATACTATGAAGGAAAAAATACATTAGTTATTGGAATTAAACGTGGAAACACCTTTCAAACTTGCAAACCGTCTGCTCATTATCAGCTTCCTCTTACTACAAGTTGTCCAGGTAAATGTGAATATTGTTATTTAAATACTACCTTAGGTAAAAAACCATATTTAAGGGTTTATGTTAATGTTGATGAAATTTTAGACAGAACAAAACAATATATTATAGACAGATTGCCAGAGACCACAGTTTTTGAAGGGGCAGCAACATCTGACCCTCTACCAACTGAACCCTTTACAGGTTCTTTAGCTAAAACAATCAAATTCTTTAGTTTAGAAAAAAATGCCCGTTTTCGCTTTGTCACTAAATTTACAAATGTAGATTCTCTTTTAAATATTGATCATCAGGGCAATACTAGATTTAGATTTAGTTTAAATAGTAATCATGTTATTAATAGTTACGAACACAGTACCGCAAGTTTAAAAGAAAGAATTAAAGCTGCTCATAAGGTATCTTTAGCAGGTTATCCTTTAGGATTTATTATTGGACCAATAATGCAATATGAGGGATATCAAAATGAATACACGGAACTTTTTGAGCATTTAAGCGATACACTTAATCCTAATCTACATAATTCCCTAGCTTTTGAATTTATTACACATCGTTTTACCTCTAAAGCAAAAAATCAAATTTTAGAGGTTTTTCCAAGTTCTACTCTTCCTATGGATGAAGTTAATAGACAATATAAATATGGCCAGTTTGGTTATGGTAAATATATTTATCCAAAGGATAAAATGAAAGAGCTAAGAGTTTTTTTTGAAAATCTTATGGCTAAGTATTTTCCCCAAAGTGAATTCACATATTTTGTGTAAGAACAATATACCATTAAGTAAGGAACTAGATATTGTTTTACTAATTTATAACATCTAGTTCCCTACATAATTAGGTATTAACTTTAAAATCTTACATCTTAATTGCCTCTTGTAAATTAAATAAATATATATACTTTTCCACAACTGGTTCTTTATATATTTTTTCTATAGCTTTTGTATATAAATTAATTTGTCCTTCATACCGATTAACCAGTTCTGGTATATTGTCCCTTGTAACATAATCACTTTTATAGTCTAGTAAAATAAACCCTTTCTCTTCTTGCCATAAACAGTCAATAATACCTTGCACTAATATTTTCTCATTTTCTACGTCTTCATAATACATATTGGCAGGCAAGGTTAAACTAAATGGAAGCTCTCTTTTCACATTTTTTGATTGTTTCATTCTTAAACCTAATTTACTTTTAAAGAAATTAATGATTAAATCTAAATCTACTGCCCTACTTTGTTCATTAGTTAAAATTTCTTGATTTATTAAGAAATTAACTAAGTTATTTAAATAATCTTTCGTTATTTCTTGATTTAACTCAATATGCTGCATTACTAAATGGATAGCTGAACCTTTTTCTAAGGCTGTTAGTCCTTTTTCTTTTTGCATAAAATTAGGTCTGCGATTAAAATTAGTATAAATTTTAGTTTCTTCTTTTTTATCCTTTTTATTTTCGCTTACTGGTTTTTTAAACTTATCTTTTATTTCTGTAACTGAAAGTTTTGCTTCTTTACCAAGAGAACTTTGAAATAAATACTGCCAGTCCAATCTTTTAGAAACCTCTATAACTTTAGCTGATTCAACTTCAATAGGTTTGAGGTAATTTATTTTTTCTAATAAATCTTCATTAGTTTTTTTAATTTCATCCTTTTCAATCTCATTTTCACTTTGATATAAAGTCACTTCCCATTTTGAGTTGTCCTTTAAAATGGAATTGATTGATAATGCACTTAAATTTCTAATATTTTCGCCATCAGTATGCCTAGCTAAACACGGCCCTATCCAATCTAAATAATTTTTACTATTAACTAAATTATAAAAAGTTAACCTTACCTGTTCATTATCTATTAACTGACTCCATTCATCGGCTTTTTTATCAATATTACTTATAGAACCAACTAAAACAAGTTTTTCCCGTGCTCTGGTGAGAGCTACATAGAGAATTCTTAGTTCTTCTGCCAAGGTTTCTATTTTAAGCTTATTTTCAATCACAAGTTTTGCAATTGTAGGATATTTTATTCTTTTATCAATATCAATATACATGGGTCCTAGACCCATATCCTTATCTAAAATTATA
Coding sequences:
- a CDS encoding DUF1858 domain-containing protein yields the protein MKVTKEMSIIEIVQNHPETAEIFMQFGMGCLGCSAARFENIEQGAAAHGINVDELVQALNKALGE
- the splB gene encoding spore photoproduct lyase, giving the protein MSIYPYIPKRAFIEPDALKYPLGQKIYKQLSDLHVPIIETSSHNRITGIPGKTPTEKYYEGKNTLVIGIKRGNTFQTCKPSAHYQLPLTTSCPGKCEYCYLNTTLGKKPYLRVYVNVDEILDRTKQYIIDRLPETTVFEGAATSDPLPTEPFTGSLAKTIKFFSLEKNARFRFVTKFTNVDSLLNIDHQGNTRFRFSLNSNHVINSYEHSTASLKERIKAAHKVSLAGYPLGFIIGPIMQYEGYQNEYTELFEHLSDTLNPNLHNSLAFEFITHRFTSKAKNQILEVFPSSTLPMDEVNRQYKYGQFGYGKYIYPKDKMKELRVFFENLMAKYFPQSEFTYFV